The Stappia sp. genome window below encodes:
- a CDS encoding LptA/OstA family protein, which produces MMEFWRSCRAVLACLGLLAWAALPAGAQTFSDAFAGFGSNDREPIQIEAKELKVQDKSQSAVFTGDVIVRQGEAELKTNRLVVRYDGSAAGGVNQRISKLEASGRVYIAAKDQTATGDRATFDMNREVMVMTGREVVLTQGPNVVVGTRLTVDLKTGQADLDAKKTEGGGGDGRIRLLIQPNSLQPQGGTN; this is translated from the coding sequence ATGATGGAGTTTTGGCGTTCGTGCCGCGCGGTGCTTGCGTGTCTCGGCCTTTTGGCCTGGGCCGCGCTGCCCGCCGGGGCGCAGACCTTTTCCGATGCCTTCGCGGGTTTCGGATCGAACGACCGCGAGCCGATCCAGATCGAGGCGAAGGAACTCAAGGTTCAGGACAAGAGCCAGAGCGCGGTCTTCACCGGCGACGTCATCGTGCGTCAGGGCGAGGCGGAGTTGAAGACCAATCGCCTGGTCGTGCGCTACGACGGCTCGGCCGCCGGCGGGGTCAACCAGCGCATCTCCAAGCTCGAGGCGAGCGGTCGCGTCTATATCGCGGCCAAGGACCAGACCGCCACCGGCGACCGCGCGACCTTCGACATGAACCGCGAGGTGATGGTGATGACCGGGCGCGAGGTGGTGCTGACCCAGGGGCCGAACGTCGTGGTCGGCACGCGGCTGACCGTCGATCTCAAGACCGGTCAGGCGGACCTCGACGCCAAGAAGACCGAGGGCGGCGGCGGCGACGGGCGCATCCGTCTGCTGATCCAGCCCAACAGCCTGCAGCCGCAGGGCGGCACGAACTGA